TCGGGAGATGGACCATGAAACGCAGAACCTTTTTGCGGGCCACGGGCACACTGGCGGCGGCGAGCCTTGCCGGTTGCCAGACGGTACCGGAACCCACTGGGGTGGCGATCTCAACGGAGACGAAAGCCATGCGAATTGATCCCGCCAAAGTCGACAACCGTAATCAGAACCGCTCCACGATGACCTGCATGCACGGCATGGCCTGTACGAGTCAGCCCCTGGCATCGCTCGCGGGGGTGGACGTGTTGCGCGCGGGCGGGAACGCCATCGACGCCGCCATAGCAGCAAACGCGCTGCTGAGCCTGGTGGAGCCGATGAACTGCGGGCCGGGCGGAGACCTTTTTGCCATCGTGTGGATCGAGAAGGAGCAGAAGCTGTTCGGACTAAACGCGAGCGGACGGGCTCCCTATGGATGGAATCTGGCCGAAGCCCGAAAACATAATCTTTCCACGATCCCGGGCGCTTCGCCCTTTGCGTGGAGTGTGCCGGGCTGCGTCAGCGGATGGAAGGCCCTGGGAGAACGCTTTGGACGGCAGAAGGCATCGGACTGGTTCGAGCCGGTCGTGCGCTATGCCCGTGAAGGCTTCCCAGTCTCCCCCATCATCGCGTCGGACTGGGGCACGATGGACCCCGCGAAATTTCCCACGCTCGCGGCGACCTTTGCGCCGGGCGGTGCGAGTCCGCGCTTCGGTGATGTGTTCACCAATCCTGATCTGGCCGCCTTCTACGAGATCCTGATCCGAGATGGGCTGGACGCCTTCTATCACGGCGAACCAGCGGAGCGAATCGTCAAGTTTTCCCGCGAGAACGGCGGTTATTTTGATTTGAAAGACTTCACCGACCACACTGCCGATTGGGTGGAACCGGCAAGCACAAATTATCGCGGCTATGACGTGTGGGAGATTCCGCCGAACGGCCAGGGCATTTGCGTGCTCCAGATGCTGAACATGCTGGAGCAATTCGATATTGGGAGTCTAACTCCAAATTCGCCGGAGCAACTCCACCTCTTTGTTGAAGCCAAAAAACTGGCCTATGAAGATCGGGCGGTGTACTACGCGGATCCGACCTTTGCCGATGTGCCCATGGATTGGTTGATCTCGAAGGACTATGGTGCGCAGCGCGCGAAGCTCATCGATCCGAAGCGCGCTTCGCAGGCGCCCGCCCCCGGCGAGTTCGATAAGTCCGACACCATCTACATGACGACGTCGGACGCGGAGGGCAACATGGTATCGCTGATCCAGAGCACCTATGGCGGTTGGGGTTCTCGGCTGGTGCCGGATCGGCTTGGCTTTCCAATTCAGAATCGGGGCAGCGCCTTCGCCGTGGACGAAAAGCACCGCAACCGACTGGAGCCGCACAAGCGACCTTTCCATACGATCATTCCGGCATTTGTTACGCAAGGCGGCCGGCCCGTCTTTTCCTTTGGCGTGATGGGCGGCGCGTTTCAACCGCAGGGCCACACGCAGGTTCTGATGAACCTCATCGACTTCGGTATGTCGCCCCAGCAGGCGGGTGAACAGCCGCGCGTGGAGCATGGCGGAAGTTCGGACCCCAATGGGAGCCGGCGCGTGGATGGGGGGCAGGTTCGCTTCGAACACCACATTCCCGATGCGACGAAAGTAGCGCTGGCCGGGATGGGTCATCAGGTGCACGAGAGCCCCGGCGCCTTTGGCGGCTACCAGGGCATCTGGCGCGAAGAGGGACCGCGCCGTTACTTTGGCGGAACAGATCCGCGCAAAGATGGGTGCGCAATCGGCTATTGAGTCCGTCTGATCAATTCAAAACCTGGTGGATGTCGCGGAAATTAAGGAAGGCGCACTGGCCCGAGTCGGCCAAAGCGTTAACCGTATCCTTGAACTTCGCGTGCAGGCCGCGATTGAGTCGTCCGTCATCGTAGAATTCCCAGTGATGAAGGACGAGCACCGTGACGGGGTGATCCTCCATGTAGGCGTGGAAGCGTTGGAGTTCCACCTCGGTGTTCTTGAACTTCGAGAAGATGACGCCGGGATGTTCGATACATGACGCCCCGCCCGATCGGAGCACGTTCCTCCCACGCACCTTCATCCAGGCGTAGGCCGGGAGGACGGTGGCCGGGAGCCGCGTGCGGTCCAGCCAGCCCAGAGAGAAGATCTGAAACTTTCTCAGGATCTCGTGGAAGGAGGCACGGGAGTACTTGTCCTGAGGCGCGACGAAGGTCGTGGGGGTTGCGCCAAAGGCTTCCTGGAGGATCGCGGAACCCGCGCGCAACTTTTCCGCCGCGCTTGACCTGTCGGGCAATTCAAACTCATAGCGACCGGGTGCGCCGCCGTGGCAAAAGCCGTGCTGGAGAATTTCCACGGCAGGCGCTCCCCGCAGGTAGCGCGTAAGTGCGGGATTATCCAGGACGGAAAAGCACTCTTCCCTCCCCTGATATTCCCGGGGTATAAAGGGCTCAAACGTGCCGGGACCGAAATCGCGGGAATTCGTTCGGGCGTTGGCGTCTACCTTGGGAATGACCGAGAAGTTTACCGGCAGGCCCGCGTCGAGTGCGAATCCATATATTTCATCAACGCGCTCCGGCTGAGAAAAGTAACACAGGTCATCATCCCGGATCAGCACGTGCTTCATGGCGTCACGTCCCTGTAAAAGGCCAGCAGTTGATCCGTGATCACATCCCAACTGTAGTTCTCAACGGCCTGGGCGCCGTTCTCCACCAGCTTCTTCTGAAGAGCCTCATCGCTAAGGAGCATACGCATCTTGTCCGTGAGGTCGTCTGGCTGTTCAAGATCGAAAAACAATCCATTTTCGCGATCTTCGACGAAGGACTTTATCCCGCCGACGGGGGCGCAGATAACGGGCTTACCGGCGGCCCAGGCTTCCAGAATGACGATGCCAAAGGTTTCGTAACGGCTGGTGTGGACAAACACATCGGCTGCCGCATAGCAGTCAGACAGCTCCGGATCGTCAAAGTCGAGATTCTGGATCAGCACCACGGAATCCGCGATCTTGTGCTCGGCGATGGCCTCCAGGATTTCTCGGAAATACTTGTCATCGTAGACCACGCCCACCATCACGAGGGTCATTTTCTGGCCCTCGCGCCGGAGCTTCGCGAAGCTGTTCACCAACAGCAATTGATTCTTCTGGCTGTAGAAGCTGGCGACGGAGAGAATGATCCTGGAATCCGCCGGAATGCCGTGCTTGCGTAAGAAATGCTCCCGCGAACCGGAGCGAAACTTGTTCAGGTCGACACCGTTGGGGAAGTAGGCAATCCTCTTGTTGGGATACTTTTCCTGCATTCGATTCTGCTCCCCGGCCCCCAGGCAAATGATACCGCTCGCATCGTCAAGCACCCGATTCTTCCGCAGGAGCATGTCAATCGGCTTGCCCCAGTTGAAGCTCCCTTTCAGCGGCTTGACGATCTGGTCCACCAGTTCCTTCGGGATATCGATCGCGCCCCCGTGGATGGATACCACGTAGGGGATGCCCTTCAGTCGCGCCACGAGCCGAACCAGCGCACCAACGCGACCGGCGGTGTGGAGGTGGATAACCATGGCGTTGTTGCAGATCAGCAACTTGACGAACATGGCGAACGAGTACAGGTCGCCACCGCGCTTGTCGAGCAGTTTTCGGTTTTCCCGGGAAAGACCGAATCGGGTGTAGGTATATCCGAAGCGGTGGGTGGCGATTCCGCACACCTCTTCGGAACGCCGGTCCGAAAGGGCAAGTGACGTATAAATCTCCGGGTCGTAGCCGCGCTCTTTCTGCTTCCTGGAAATTTCGACGATGACCGTCTCGGTTCCACCCCACTCTTCCTTTACCATGCGGCGAGGCACATGGATGATCTTCGCACTCAACTGCCGTCTCCCTGCGGGGAACCCCCGATTGTTCCCGCCACGAAACGCACGCAATCTAATGCAGGATCTGGATTTGCACGTGCCCAGATCAGGGCATGGCCCCGTGACAGGTTGGCTCTCTCCACTGCACTATAGCACGAGGGTCGCCAAATGGGAAAGGACTATTTTACGGAGCGACGGATTCGGGGAATTATGGACACGCGCAAGACAATGTGAGAAATTCAAGAAGAGATCGAGAACCCCGGACCACGTCGCACCGGGGCCAGACGCGCGTTCGCGCCCGCTCAGGCCGGTTTAACCGCAAGCAGCAGGTAATACTCAATGAGCCACGCGGCGTAGGCGTCGTCCCCCAGCGGCCCGATGCGAAGCCGTCCCGCGCGGGCATAGCCCGCCTCATCCCGGGGAAAGTCGCCGGGCGCGTCGGCCACCAGGCTTGCCAGCTTGCACTGGGCAACACCGGCGCGGTTCATCAGCCAGCGCAACTCGTGGGCCGTATAGAAGCGAAGATTGTCCCGGGACCAAACGCCGCGCTCGCCATAGTCCCAGCGCCCCTCGGCCAGTGCGCAGACAATCTTGTGGTACTGCATGTTGGGCACGGCGGCGAGAAAGAGTCCGCCCGGGGCGAGCAACTTCAGGAGCGGCGGAAGAAACGCTTCGGGGTTGCGCAGCCGCTCAAGGGCATCGCCGCAGATCATGCAGTCGAAGCGTTGTCGCGGCAATTGGACGAAATCGAGGGGACCCTGAACTACCTCGTCGTATCCTTCGTGGGGTCCCGGCGTGCCCGCGGTGGCGTCAACGAGCCCGATCACTTCGCGGGCGCCGCGCGACTTGATGCGATGTCCCCGCTGTCCCCACGTGCCCGTGCAGTCGAGAATACGGGCGGCCGAAGGGGGCACAAAGTCGAGTATATATTCGAGCGACAGGTTGCGCGCGCGCTCCGGATGGTGGCAGATCGTGTCGGGGGCTTCGATTGGGCTCATGGGTGATTCCTTCCGCCGGCATGATAGCAGAGGCGCGGGCTCGCGCTCATTGTTCCAAAGGCGGGCGATGGCGGGCCATATTCCGGCGCACTGCGGACCCTACCCGCTTGCCAGCGCCTCCAACCTCATCTTCAGCAGACGGTCAGCGGTCGGCTGGCCGCTCCCCCTCATAGAGACTCGCAATCCCAAAGGTCAGCGGTGTTGCCGACACTCCCTCAAAGCCCGCATCGCGCATGAGCTTGCAGAAATCTTCGCCATAGGGAAAAGTCTCCACCGTCTCGTTGAGGTAGCGGTAGGCGTGGGAATCACCCGAGATGAGTGCGCCGATGCGGGGCAGGATGTTGCGGAAGTAGAAGAGGTACAGGGCCCGAAAAGGACGGTTGGCCGGCAGGGAAAACTCCAGGATCAGCGCGCGTCCGCCCGGCTTCAGGATCCGCCGCATTTCCCCGAGGGCCGCGGGCACGTCGATCACGTTGCGGATGCCAAAGGATATGGTGACCGCGTCAAACTGTTCCGAGTCGAGCCCCAGACAGGTAGCATCGCCGCGTACAAGGCGGAACTTTTCAAACAAGCCCAGCTTGATCAGCTTGAGCCGGCCATACTTCAGCATGCCGCCCGACATATCCAGACCTACGCCCGATTTCACCTGAGCGCAGGCGCCGTGCATGGAAATCAGCACATCGGCCGTCCCGGTGGCGAGATCCAGCACATGGAGGCCGGGCCGGGCCGGAATTCGACGGTTCAGACGCTTCCGCCAGCTCACGTCGGTCCCCATGGAAAGGAGGCGGTTGAGCAGATCATAGCGGTGGGCGATCCGGTCAAACATCTTGAAGGCTTGCATGCGCGATGGCGGGGTGGGGGTACTCTGGGGCACGGAAGGATCCTGTTCGTGGATGGCACGTGAAGCGCCTGCATGGAAAGGTGGATCGTATGCCATGGCAGGCCGGGAAACCAAGTTTCAAGCGGGAAAACCACAACCCTGCGCGATTCTTTGGTTCCTGAAGAGATTATTCAGTCCGAACCGCATTCCGAGTCGCCCCGGAGCAGCAACACTACATATTGAGCCGATTCCATCCGGACTTCCGCCCAACAACCCACAAGGCATTGAAATTTAATGCGTTACACAATCTCTTTCTCTTGACAGGCCCTACATGTTGTGGTATGGTAACGCAGTCAAAAAGCAGAAGCCCCCGTTTCACCTCGCGAGTGTATGTCGTGACCGTTGATGATATTGTAGACATCGGGCGAAGCGCCATGATTGTGACGCTGCTGGCCTCCGCGCCCATGCTTCTTTCCGGCATGGTCGTGGGCTTGCTCATCAGCATTTTTCAGTCGGTGACGCAGATCCAGGAAATCACCCTCACCTTCGTGCCGAAGATTGTGGTGGTCCTGGTAGCCTTTGTCATTTTCCTTCCGTGGATGTCCGATGTCATTCTGGTCTTCGTGCGCGACTTGTATGGCAGCTTCGATACACTGGTGTTACCGTAGCCGCCCGGTGCCTGGCACCCGGGGTGTGTGCGGCAGGACGATCAAGAAAGCATGGCGCGATGGCTGAGATAGAAATCTTTAAACTCTTTCTACTCGTCATGGTGCGTTTTTCCGGGCTGCTGGTATCGGCGCCTGTGCTCGGTTCGAGCAACTTCCCCCTGCAGGCCAAGATCGGCCTGGCCTTTTTCGGGGCCATGCTTGTCACCCCCACATTGCCCATGCTCGCGGAAGATCTGCCCGACGCCGTCCTGGGTTATGCCGGTCTGGCGATTGGCGAATTCTTTATCGGCGTGATGGTCGGCTTCGTGGTGGGCCTCGTATTCGCCGCCGTGCAGGTGGGCGGCCAGATTATGGACTTGCAGACGGGCTTCGGCATGATGAACGTCTTCAACCCTGCGCTGGAAACCCAGTTCCCCATCTTCGGCTTTTTCCTATTCATCCTGGCCGTGCTGTACATGCTGGTGGCCAATCTGCACCATGTCATGATCCTGGCCTTCGTCCACACCTTCGATGTCATCCCCATCGGAGGCTTCATGGCCGAGCCCGCCCTCCTGTGGGAGGTGAGCCGGTGGGGCGACGACATGTTCATTGACGGCCTGATCATCGCCGCCCCCGTGGCGGCCGCCATGATGCTCGCCTATGTCACCATGGGCCTCATCGGCCGGGTCATTCCCCAGATCCAGCTTTTTGTCGTGGGCTTTCCCATCACCATCGCCACGGGCCTCATGGTGGTGGCCCTGAGCATCGGGCTCTACGTCCAACTGCTGGACGGCGTCTTTGACCGCACTTTCATCCGGGTGGACACGCTCATCCGGGGCATGGGCTGAGACTGACGCATGGCGGAAGATACCGGCGGAGAAAAGTCGTTACCGGCGAGCGGACAAAAAATCCAGCGCGCGCGGGAAGAAGGCAATGTCGCGCGGAGCCAGGATCTCAGCGCGGGCATCGCCCTGGCCGTGGCCCTGGTGGCCCTGGTATTTTTTGGACAGATGAGTTTCGACACCATGCTGGACGCTTCGCGTTACTATCTGGGCCACGCCCATGAGCTCACGCTGGACCAGACCACGCCCCTGCAATTGACCGTGGGCGCCCTGCGCTTTGTGGCCCTGGCCACGCTGCCCGTCGCCCTGGTGCTGCTGGCCGCAGGCATGCTGATCAATGTCGCCCAGGTTGGCTTTCTGATGACTTCGAAGCCGCTGGTTCCGAAATTCTCCCGCATCGACCCGATCAGCGGCATGCAGCGCTTCTTTTCGCTGCGCTCCGCCATCGAGCTGATAAAGTCCGTCCTCAAGCTGGTGCTCGTACTCGTCGTGGTCTGGTTCGCCATCCGCAACCGGGTCGAAGAGTTTGTCGTCCTCCAAGCGATGACGCCCATGGCCATTCTCTACGCCGTCTGCGATCTGGTCTACGCCGTGTGGTGGCGCATCGCCCTGGTGATGGTGCTGCTGGGCCTGGCGGACTACGGCTATCAGCGCTGGCAGCACCTGCAGGACCTGCGCATGACGCAGCAGGAGGCGCGTCAGGAAACGAAGGAAATGGAGGGCGACCCCCAGATCAAGCGGCGCGTGCGCCAGCTCCAGCGCCAGATCGCCATGCAGCGCATGATGAAGGATGTGCCCAGCGCCGACGTGATCATCACGAACCCCGTACGCTTCGCCGTGGCGTTGCGCTACGACATGGGCAACATGGACACCCCCGTCGTCGTCGCCAAGGGTGCGCGCAAGATGGCCGAGCGCATCCGCGATCTCGCCACGGAGCACAATGTCCCCATCGTGCAGAAACCGGAACTGGCCCGGGCGCTATACAAGAGCATCGAAGTGGGCCAGGGCATCCCGGAGAATCTCTTCCGTGCCGTGGCCGAGGTGCTCTCCTACGTTTACCGTATTGATCGGCGGCGGGACAAGATCCGCGAGCGCGAGGCGGCGTGGGCCGGCGGGGAGGGCCGCTAAGCCATGGCAGCACCCTTCCAGCGGCGCGCGATGGCCGCCTTCGGACAGAACCAGGACCTCTACCTCGCGGCGGGCGTTATCTCGATCCTGCTGATCGTGTTCATCCCTTTGCCCACGGTCCTGATCGACGTCCTGCTCACCATCAACATTTCCGTGTCGGTCGTGGTGCTCCTAAGCACCATCTACATCCAGCGCCCGACCGAATTCTCCGTCTTTCCGGCGCTGCTGCTCATGCTGACCCTGTTCCGGCTGAGCCTGAACATCGCCACGACGCGCCTGATTCTGGCCCAGGGCGACGGCGGCAATGTGGTCGCCGCCTTTGGCAGTTTCGTAACTTCCGGCAATGTCTTCGTCGGTATTGTCATGTTCTCCATCCTGGTCATCGTCCAGTTTGTGGTGATCACCAAGGGCGCCACGCGCATCTCTGAAGTAGCCGCGCGCTTTACCCTCGACGCCATGCCCGGCAAGCAGATGGGCGTGGACTCGGACCTGAACGCCGGCCTTCTCACCGAGCAGGAAGCGCGCAAGCGCCGTCGCGATATTGAGCGCGAAGCCGATTTCTACGGCGCCATGGACGGCGCCACGAAGTTCGTGCGCGGCGATGCCGTCGCCGGCCTCATCATCACGATCATCAACATCGTGGCGGGCTTCGGCGTGGGCATCTACATGATGGACCTTGATGCCCGACAGTCCTTTTTTCTGTTTACCACGCTGACCATCGGCGACGGTCTCGTCTCTCAGGTGCCCTCGCTTATCATCTCGATTGCCGCCGGCCTCGTCGTGACGCGGACGGTGTCCGATGAGAACCTGGGCAAGGACCTCAGCACCCAGTTGACCCAGCAGCCCCGGGCGCTGGCCGCGACCGCCGGCCTGCTGGTGCTGGCCGGTCTGGTGCCCGGCCTGCCAACCCTGCCCTTTGTCGCCGTGGGTATATTCCTCGGCATCCTGGCCTATTTCTCCGGCCAGATGGTGACCCAGCGCCAGGCCGAATCCGAAGCCGAGGCCACGCGCAAGGCCATCGCCTCGGAGGAACGCCCCCCCGCGCGAACGGAAGACCTCCTCACGGTGGACTCCCTCAAGATCGAGCTGGGCTACGGGCTTATCACCATGGCCGATCCGGGACAGGGCGGCGATCTGCTCACCCGCATCCAGGTGATCCGCCAGCAGATTGCGACCAAGATGGGCTTTATCGTGCCCGTGATTCGCATTGTGGACAACATGCGGCTGCGCCCCAACGAGTACCAGGTGAAACTGCGCGAGTCGGTTATCGCCTCCTACGAGCTCATGCCCGATCACTTTCTGGCGATGAACCCCGGCCTGGTGGAAGAGGAGATCGAGGGCTACCCGACCCAGGAGCCGGCCTTTGGACTTCAGGCGGTGTGGGTGCCCTCCCGCGATCGGGACAAGGCCGAGCGCCTGGGCTACACCATCGTGGAACCTACGGCGGTTGTGGCGACCCACCTCACCGAGCTTATCATGGGTCATGCCGACGAACTGTTGACCCGCGAAGACGCCCAGGTGCTGGTCAACCACCTCAAGGAATCCGCCCCAACGGTGGTGGAAGAGCTCATGCCCAAGCTGCTGAGCATGGGCGAACTCCAGAAGGTGCTCCACAACCTCCTGCGCGAGCGCGTCTCCATTCGCAACCTGGAAATGGTGCTGGAAGTGCTCTGCGACTATGCCCCGCGCACCAAGGACACCGAAGTACTCACGGAATACGTACGCCACGCGCTGGCCCGGGAGATCTGCGGGGCCTACAGCGACGAAGAGAACGTCCTGCGCGTGGTGACCCTGGCGCCGGAACTGGAGCAGGAGATTCTCAGTGCGGTGAACAATGCCCAGACGGGGGACTATATCCCCGTGCCGCCCGATCGCTCCGACGCCATCAGCACCCGCTGCGCCGCCGCCCTCCAGCCCCTCGTGGTCAGCGGGCAGGATCCCGTCGTATTGACCTCGGCCCCGGTGCGGCGCTATTTTAAGCGCATCGTGGAGCGGCATATCCCCAAGGTCGTCGTGCTGTCTTATAACGAGATAGACCCGGCGGTCGGCCTGGAGAGTGTCGGCCAGGTGAGCGCATGACATGAGCCAGCAATTTCACAAGATACGCGCCCGAACCCTCGACGAGGCCTGGCGCCAGGTCCGCCGCCAATACGGCCCCGAGGCCCTTGTGATCAACACGAGCGACGTCTACGAAGGCGGCTTTTTCGGTCTCTTCGGCCGGAAAATGGTCGAGTTGACCGCCTGTGTTCCCGTGAATTCCCTTGCCGCCCAGGTACGCACGCCCGGTGCGCCGGGCTCCGCCGCGCTGCGCAAGTACGGCGAAGCCAGCAAAACCACCGCTGCGCCCGCCAACGCGCCCGGGGAAACGGTGGAGTATTTCGAGCGCCTTGTCCGCGATGCCCAGCAGCGCATGAACGCCGCGCCAGGCCCACGGAGCGAAGCGCCAGCCGCGCCACCCCGAGCGGAGGCGCTGGCCG
Above is a window of Candidatus Hydrogenedentota bacterium DNA encoding:
- the flhB gene encoding flagellar biosynthesis protein FlhB, which gives rise to MAEDTGGEKSLPASGQKIQRAREEGNVARSQDLSAGIALAVALVALVFFGQMSFDTMLDASRYYLGHAHELTLDQTTPLQLTVGALRFVALATLPVALVLLAAGMLINVAQVGFLMTSKPLVPKFSRIDPISGMQRFFSLRSAIELIKSVLKLVLVLVVVWFAIRNRVEEFVVLQAMTPMAILYAVCDLVYAVWWRIALVMVLLGLADYGYQRWQHLQDLRMTQQEARQETKEMEGDPQIKRRVRQLQRQIAMQRMMKDVPSADVIITNPVRFAVALRYDMGNMDTPVVVAKGARKMAERIRDLATEHNVPIVQKPELARALYKSIEVGQGIPENLFRAVAEVLSYVYRIDRRRDKIREREAAWAGGEGR
- the flhA gene encoding flagellar biosynthesis protein FlhA, whose protein sequence is MAAFGQNQDLYLAAGVISILLIVFIPLPTVLIDVLLTINISVSVVVLLSTIYIQRPTEFSVFPALLLMLTLFRLSLNIATTRLILAQGDGGNVVAAFGSFVTSGNVFVGIVMFSILVIVQFVVITKGATRISEVAARFTLDAMPGKQMGVDSDLNAGLLTEQEARKRRRDIEREADFYGAMDGATKFVRGDAVAGLIITIINIVAGFGVGIYMMDLDARQSFFLFTTLTIGDGLVSQVPSLIISIAAGLVVTRTVSDENLGKDLSTQLTQQPRALAATAGLLVLAGLVPGLPTLPFVAVGIFLGILAYFSGQMVTQRQAESEAEATRKAIASEERPPARTEDLLTVDSLKIELGYGLITMADPGQGGDLLTRIQVIRQQIATKMGFIVPVIRIVDNMRLRPNEYQVKLRESVIASYELMPDHFLAMNPGLVEEEIEGYPTQEPAFGLQAVWVPSRDRDKAERLGYTIVEPTAVVATHLTELIMGHADELLTREDAQVLVNHLKESAPTVVEELMPKLLSMGELQKVLHNLLRERVSIRNLEMVLEVLCDYAPRTKDTEVLTEYVRHALAREICGAYSDEENVLRVVTLAPELEQEILSAVNNAQTGDYIPVPPDRSDAISTRCAAALQPLVVSGQDPVVLTSAPVRRYFKRIVERHIPKVVVLSYNEIDPAVGLESVGQVSA
- the ubiE gene encoding bifunctional demethylmenaquinone methyltransferase/2-methoxy-6-polyprenyl-1,4-benzoquinol methylase UbiE, which encodes MPQSTPTPPSRMQAFKMFDRIAHRYDLLNRLLSMGTDVSWRKRLNRRIPARPGLHVLDLATGTADVLISMHGACAQVKSGVGLDMSGGMLKYGRLKLIKLGLFEKFRLVRGDATCLGLDSEQFDAVTISFGIRNVIDVPAALGEMRRILKPGGRALILEFSLPANRPFRALYLFYFRNILPRIGALISGDSHAYRYLNETVETFPYGEDFCKLMRDAGFEGVSATPLTFGIASLYEGERPADR
- a CDS encoding gamma-glutamyltransferase family protein, translating into MKRRTFLRATGTLAAASLAGCQTVPEPTGVAISTETKAMRIDPAKVDNRNQNRSTMTCMHGMACTSQPLASLAGVDVLRAGGNAIDAAIAANALLSLVEPMNCGPGGDLFAIVWIEKEQKLFGLNASGRAPYGWNLAEARKHNLSTIPGASPFAWSVPGCVSGWKALGERFGRQKASDWFEPVVRYAREGFPVSPIIASDWGTMDPAKFPTLAATFAPGGASPRFGDVFTNPDLAAFYEILIRDGLDAFYHGEPAERIVKFSRENGGYFDLKDFTDHTADWVEPASTNYRGYDVWEIPPNGQGICVLQMLNMLEQFDIGSLTPNSPEQLHLFVEAKKLAYEDRAVYYADPTFADVPMDWLISKDYGAQRAKLIDPKRASQAPAPGEFDKSDTIYMTTSDAEGNMVSLIQSTYGGWGSRLVPDRLGFPIQNRGSAFAVDEKHRNRLEPHKRPFHTIIPAFVTQGGRPVFSFGVMGGAFQPQGHTQVLMNLIDFGMSPQQAGEQPRVEHGGSSDPNGSRRVDGGQVRFEHHIPDATKVALAGMGHQVHESPGAFGGYQGIWREEGPRRYFGGTDPRKDGCAIGY
- a CDS encoding methyltransferase domain-containing protein, which produces MSPIEAPDTICHHPERARNLSLEYILDFVPPSAARILDCTGTWGQRGHRIKSRGAREVIGLVDATAGTPGPHEGYDEVVQGPLDFVQLPRQRFDCMICGDALERLRNPEAFLPPLLKLLAPGGLFLAAVPNMQYHKIVCALAEGRWDYGERGVWSRDNLRFYTAHELRWLMNRAGVAQCKLASLVADAPGDFPRDEAGYARAGRLRIGPLGDDAYAAWLIEYYLLLAVKPA
- a CDS encoding DUF2334 domain-containing protein produces the protein MKHVLIRDDDLCYFSQPERVDEIYGFALDAGLPVNFSVIPKVDANARTNSRDFGPGTFEPFIPREYQGREECFSVLDNPALTRYLRGAPAVEILQHGFCHGGAPGRYEFELPDRSSAAEKLRAGSAILQEAFGATPTTFVAPQDKYSRASFHEILRKFQIFSLGWLDRTRLPATVLPAYAWMKVRGRNVLRSGGASCIEHPGVIFSKFKNTEVELQRFHAYMEDHPVTVLVLHHWEFYDDGRLNRGLHAKFKDTVNALADSGQCAFLNFRDIHQVLN
- the fliQ gene encoding flagellar biosynthesis protein FliQ; translated protein: MTVDDIVDIGRSAMIVTLLASAPMLLSGMVVGLLISIFQSVTQIQEITLTFVPKIVVVLVAFVIFLPWMSDVILVFVRDLYGSFDTLVLP
- a CDS encoding glycosyltransferase family 4 protein, giving the protein MVKEEWGGTETVIVEISRKQKERGYDPEIYTSLALSDRRSEEVCGIATHRFGYTYTRFGLSRENRKLLDKRGGDLYSFAMFVKLLICNNAMVIHLHTAGRVGALVRLVARLKGIPYVVSIHGGAIDIPKELVDQIVKPLKGSFNWGKPIDMLLRKNRVLDDASGIICLGAGEQNRMQEKYPNKRIAYFPNGVDLNKFRSGSREHFLRKHGIPADSRIILSVASFYSQKNQLLLVNSFAKLRREGQKMTLVMVGVVYDDKYFREILEAIAEHKIADSVVLIQNLDFDDPELSDCYAAADVFVHTSRYETFGIVILEAWAAGKPVICAPVGGIKSFVEDRENGLFFDLEQPDDLTDKMRMLLSDEALQKKLVENGAQAVENYSWDVITDQLLAFYRDVTP
- the fliR gene encoding flagellar biosynthetic protein FliR, producing MAEIEIFKLFLLVMVRFSGLLVSAPVLGSSNFPLQAKIGLAFFGAMLVTPTLPMLAEDLPDAVLGYAGLAIGEFFIGVMVGFVVGLVFAAVQVGGQIMDLQTGFGMMNVFNPALETQFPIFGFFLFILAVLYMLVANLHHVMILAFVHTFDVIPIGGFMAEPALLWEVSRWGDDMFIDGLIIAAPVAAAMMLAYVTMGLIGRVIPQIQLFVVGFPITIATGLMVVALSIGLYVQLLDGVFDRTFIRVDTLIRGMG